A segment of the Streptomyces pactum genome:
ACCCGTACGCCGGCGGCTTCGTTGGTCCCGGTGTCCGTGTCAGCCAGGGGCGGGCCCGAAAGAACCACGCGTGGGTCGCTGGAGCGATGAGACGTGCGCATCGTGCCGTACGTCGTGGGACCTCGCTCCAGAAAGTGACCGGACGGCAGGGGACAGCAGCCCGGTCACCCAAGAGAACGGCCGGCTCCGGGGACGCCCGGGGCCGGCCGACGGGGCGGCCGAGTCCCTCGGCCCACTCAACCGCACGGCCATTCGAAACCACTTCGTCATGCGAAGCCAGCGGCGCGACCCCCCGGCGCCGCTTCCGAGGCACCGGCGCCGCCCTGACGCCGGTGCTGGCCGAGGAAGGGCCCCGCGGCACACGTCCCGCGGGGCCCTTCGCCATGCCCTCACGGCCTCTCCCGTAGACCCGTCGACCCGTCGGCCCGTCGGCCCGCCGCCCTCGAGTGACGCACGCCACATAAAAGTTCTGTGAGTTCGAGGACAACCATTCACAGCTTTCACAGATCAAACAGCCGTACGGACCGAACCAAGGGCCACTCCCGCGCCCCACACGCGGAGGCCTCCCTGACCCTCGCGTACCGCACGCGCGGTACGCCGGACCACCCGAGGTCTTCATGAAGCTTCGTCGCGCCATGGCAGCAGCGGCCGCTACGGCGGTGATAGCCCCGGTGGCGCTGCTCGCGGCTCCCGCCGCCTACGCGACCGGCGAGACGTCGCCGTCCCCGTCCGCCTCGGCGAGCAGCTCGACCAGCGCACCGGCCACCAGCCCGTCCGCCGGGGAGTCGTCGTCCCAGAGCGAGTCGGCCAACGAGACCACGCCCGCTCCGAGCAACTCGGTGAGCACGTCCCCGAGCGAGTCGGAGAGCGAGGGCACCCCCGCTCCCAGCGGGTCGGAGACGACCACGTCCGCCCCCGCGAACCCGTCGCCGAGCACCTCCGCTACCGAGACCAAGACCCCGGACCCCGAGCCGTCGGTGTGCGAGGACACCAAGGTCGACGTCGGTATCAGCGGCCTGCCCGGCGAGATCGCGGTGGGCAGCGGCTGGCACGAGTTCTCCCTGAACGTGGCCAATAACTCCGGCTCCACGCTCCAGAACCTCGAGTACCTGGCCGGCGCCTCCGCCGACCGGAACGGCGAGGAGCTGTTCGAGAGCAAGAAGGTCAGCCTCCAGGCCTGGAACCCCGAGGACGAGATCTGGGAGGACCTCGACGAGTTCGGCTACGCGGTCGGCTACATCGGTTACACCGACGAGCTGGCACCCGACTACGAGGTCGACATCCCGATGCGGATCAACGTGCGGTCCGACGCCCCGGTCGGTGCCGGCTTCACGCTCGGCGCGACGATCTACGGCGACGCGGACGGCGAGTGCACCGGCTTCGGTGACATCGCCTACAAGTTCCAGATCGTGGCCGCCGGCACCGACACGGAGGGCACCGAGCCGCAGGAAGGCGGCAAGGCGCCCGTCGCCGTCGAGAAGCCGGCCGCCAACACGCCCGAGGTCACCGGCAGCCTCGCTGAGACCGGTGCCGGCTCGGCGCTGCCGGTGATCGGCCTCGTCGGCGGGCTCGCCGTCGTCGTCGGTGGCGGCGCGGTGTTCGTGGTGCGGCGGCGCAAGGCCGGCGCGGAGGCGTGAGACGGCACGCACCGGCGTGACACAGGCCGGCTGAGAGGGACCTGCGCTCGGAGGGGGGCGCAGGTCCCTCTCACCTTTGCCGGGGAGGGGCAGGTTCTTATCGCCTTTGCCGACTTCGTCCGGCGAAACGGCCGCCCGGGCAGGCGAAGCGCCTACTTCTTCGGCGGCACCGCCGGTATCCCCAGGAACGGCAGCCGCAGCGCGCCGAAGGCCTCCGCCGGGACCGCCGGGGACTTGGGCTCGACGGGGGCCAGGCGCTCGTAGGCCGTGCCCTGCGCCGGGCGGGGGTCGCTCTCGCCCTTGTTCGGCCAGTGCGACATCGCCCGCTCGGCCTGCGCCGTGATGGTCAGGGACGGGTTGACGCCCAGGTTGGCGGAGACCGCGGCGCCGTCGACGACCGAGATGCCCGGGTGGCCGTAGAGCCGGTGGTACGGGTCTATGACGCCGGTCTCGCGGGAGGCGCCGATGGGGCAGCCGCCGAGGAAGTGGGCGGTGAGCGGGGTACCCATCAGCTCGCCGACGTTGGAGCCGGCGAAGCCGTTGATCTCGGCGGCGAGCGCGGAGGCGCCCTCCGTGGCCGCCTTGATCTGCTTGGGGTTGGGCGAGCCGTGCCCCTGGCGGGCGGTGAGCAGGCCCTTGCCGACGCCCGTCGGTTTCAGGTGCGTGGTCAGGGAGTTGTCCACCGACTGCATCACCAGGCCGATGATGGTCCGCTCCGACCACTTGCGGTTGGACAGGGAGCGCAGGACCAGCAGGGGGTGCCTGGCCGCGTGGCCCAGGAAACCCAGCACGCGGGACGTGCCGGAGGCGGTCTGCCCGGCGTAGGGGACCTGGAGGATGGACAGGCCGCCCATCGAGTTGGAGCCCTTGCCGTAACGCACCGGCTCGATGTGGGTGTTGGCGTCCGGGTGGATCGAGGACGTGATGGCGACGCCGCGCGTGAAGTCGGCCCGGGGCTCGCCGGTGGCCCTGCGGTAGCGCCGGTCGTCAGTCTGGGCGCCGACCAGCGCCTCGGAGTTGGTGCGGGTCAGCTCGCCGAGCTTGGCGGATATGTGCGGGAGCTGGCCGCCCGCCTTCATGCGGTGCAGCAGGGTCTGGGTGCCGTAGGTACCGGCTGCTATGACGACCCGGCGGGCCGTGAAGGTGCGGCCCGCGCCCTTCTTCCGCCGGTCGGTGGGGAGGGTGGCGATGGCGAAGCCGCCGCGCGAGTCCTCGGTGACCGAGGCGGCCGTCGTCATGGGGTGCACGACCGCGCCCGCCTTCTCGGCGAGGTACAGGTAGTTCTCGTTGAGGGTGTTCTTCGCGCCGTGCCGGCAGCCGGTCATGCACTCGCCGCACTCGTTGCAGGCCTTGCGGTCGGGGCCCGCGCCGCCGAAGTAGGGGTCGGACACCTGCTCGCCGGGCTCCGCCCGCACCGTGCCGTCGGCGTCCTCGCCGTCGCCGAAGAAGACGCCGACCGGCGCCATGTGGAAGGTGTCGCCGACGCCCATCCGCTCGGCGGCGGCCTTCAGGTGCACGTCGGAGGGGGTCATGGTCGGGTTGAGCCGGACGCCGAGCATGCGCCTGGCCTGGTCGTAGTACGGCGTCAGTTCGTCGTGCCAGTCGGTGATGTCACGCCACTGGGGGTCGTCGAAGAAGGGCTTCGGCGGCACGTAGAGGGTGTTGGCGTAGTTCAGGGACCCGCCGCCGACCCCGGCGCCTGCCAGGACCATGACATTTCCGAGCAGGTGGATGCGCTGGATGCCGAACATGCCGAGCTTCGGCGCCC
Coding sequences within it:
- a CDS encoding LPXTG cell wall anchor domain-containing protein codes for the protein MCEDTKVDVGISGLPGEIAVGSGWHEFSLNVANNSGSTLQNLEYLAGASADRNGEELFESKKVSLQAWNPEDEIWEDLDEFGYAVGYIGYTDELAPDYEVDIPMRINVRSDAPVGAGFTLGATIYGDADGECTGFGDIAYKFQIVAAGTDTEGTEPQEGGKAPVAVEKPAANTPEVTGSLAETGAGSALPVIGLVGGLAVVVGGGAVFVVRRRKAGAEA
- a CDS encoding GMC oxidoreductase, with protein sequence MSQEKSVQTRDENGYDYDVIVVGSGFGGSVSALRLTEKGYRVGVLEAGRRFTGESLPKNSWDLKNYLWAPKLGMFGIQRIHLLGNVMVLAGAGVGGGSLNYANTLYVPPKPFFDDPQWRDITDWHDELTPYYDQARRMLGVRLNPTMTPSDVHLKAAAERMGVGDTFHMAPVGVFFGDGEDADGTVRAEPGEQVSDPYFGGAGPDRKACNECGECMTGCRHGAKNTLNENYLYLAEKAGAVVHPMTTAASVTEDSRGGFAIATLPTDRRKKGAGRTFTARRVVIAAGTYGTQTLLHRMKAGGQLPHISAKLGELTRTNSEALVGAQTDDRRYRRATGEPRADFTRGVAITSSIHPDANTHIEPVRYGKGSNSMGGLSILQVPYAGQTASGTSRVLGFLGHAARHPLLVLRSLSNRKWSERTIIGLVMQSVDNSLTTHLKPTGVGKGLLTARQGHGSPNPKQIKAATEGASALAAEINGFAGSNVGELMGTPLTAHFLGGCPIGASRETGVIDPYHRLYGHPGISVVDGAAVSANLGVNPSLTITAQAERAMSHWPNKGESDPRPAQGTAYERLAPVEPKSPAVPAEAFGALRLPFLGIPAVPPKK